Sequence from the Corallincola holothuriorum genome:
AAGAAGTTTATTATTAAATGCTGGCGGGTCGTGGCCCGCCCCAGTGTTCATTACAGTCTTGGCTTTCTCACTGTTGGTGGCTTCATTGCTGGGATCATCTTCTGGGGTGGTTTCAACACGGCGCTGGAACTGTCTAATACCGAAGCTTTCTGTATTAGCTGCCATGAAATGGAAGACAATGTTTATCAGGAGATGCGCAGTACCATTCACTTTACCAACCGCTCTGGGGTGCGTGCGACCTGTCCCGACTGCCATGTACCGCATAACTGGACAGATAAGATCGCCCGAAAAATGCAGGCCAGCAAAGAGGTAT
This genomic interval carries:
- a CDS encoding cytochrome c3 family protein, which gives rise to MKKFIIKCWRVVARPSVHYSLGFLTVGGFIAGIIFWGGFNTALELSNTEAFCISCHEMEDNVYQEMRSTIHFTNRSGVRATCPDCHVPHNWTDKIARKMQASKEVWATLFGTINTREKFLEHRLELAQHEWARLKANDSLECRNCHNFDYMDFTKQSQRASAQHSTSLASGEKTCIDCHKGIAHQLPDMSGVEGW